A genomic region of Acidobacteriota bacterium contains the following coding sequences:
- a CDS encoding YraN family protein, translating into MSENLSIIYDDSRAAANSTTALGERGERLAAEYLTKIGFRTVITNFKVPVGRNSKGVSVTGEIDIVALDGDTLCFIEVKTRRSDEFTPVITAVDLKKQRQIIRTAKVYRRMFGIRDIDFRYDVVTVLMPKYAEPTVELIKGFWIESKFRKQSWSNNAWYDFV; encoded by the coding sequence ATGTCCGAGAATTTGTCTATTATTTACGACGATAGTCGTGCCGCTGCAAATAGCACAACCGCTCTCGGCGAACGAGGTGAGCGATTGGCAGCTGAATATCTGACGAAGATCGGATTTCGCACGGTCATCACCAACTTTAAGGTGCCCGTCGGCCGCAACAGCAAGGGCGTTTCGGTGACCGGCGAGATCGACATCGTCGCTCTCGATGGCGATACGCTGTGCTTTATTGAGGTCAAAACTCGGCGATCGGATGAATTCACGCCCGTGATCACAGCGGTCGACCTTAAAAAACAACGGCAGATCATCAGAACGGCTAAGGTATACCGCCGAATGTTCGGGATCCGCGACATCGATTTTCGTTATGATGTCGTCACGGTATTGATGCCAAAATATGCAGAACCAACGGTCGAACTGATCAAAGGCTTTTGGATTGAAAGCAAATTTCGCAAGCAAAGTTGGAGTAATAACGCCTGGTACGATTTTGTGTGA
- a CDS encoding S9 family peptidase encodes MKISLILSTFVLSLFVFSTVAAAQMPALIDRELIFGNPEYAGAQISPDGKYISFVKPFKGTMNVWVKGVDEAFDAARPMTADLSRPVRNYFWSRDGRFILYVQDKGGDENFNVYAVNPADRPAAGSDVPTARNLTDAKGIRAMIQAVPKSDPDAIYVGINDRDPAWHDLYKVKISTGERTKISENRDRYQGMIFDNTDKLRLAVRSAQNGDTEILKVAADGKATKIYDCNAFESCGPIKFHKDNKLVYMQTNKGNLDLIELVLMDAETGAVTKVESDPLGKVDFGGANFSEVTDELIATTYEEDRDRIYWKNKSYEKDYNYIKKQLGDRDVNFQSATRDETKFIVVTSSDVDPGTVWLFDRKSRNLKTLYQVREKLDRKALSPMTPVKYKSSDGLEIPAYLTIPKGSSGKNLPVVMYIHGGPWGRDSWGYHSYAQFLSNRGYAVLQPNFRASTGYGKKFLNAGNNQWGEKMQDDITWGVKYLVEQGIADPKRVAIMGGSYGGYAALAGVTFTPDVYAASVAIVPPSNLQTLLDSIPPYWEAIRETFYKRMGDPRTEAGKAQMKRQSPHAHADKIKTPLMVVQGANDPRVKQRESDQIVVALRDRNYPVEYILAPDEGHGFARPVNNMAMLAATEKFLAKHIGGRYQETMTPEVAKRLGEITVDPKKVVIKDPNAPAATPSGPATAAASLNGKWTLVADAGGQVISIAVEFKQTGTDFTGATYSQMGNGTISGGKVTGTDFTGNLNADVQGQIVAFAIAGSVDGDKISGTFSNPGFGSIPFTATRDK; translated from the coding sequence ATGAAAATATCGCTGATCTTATCAACGTTTGTTTTATCGCTGTTTGTGTTTTCAACGGTTGCCGCGGCGCAAATGCCGGCCCTTATCGACCGGGAGCTGATATTCGGCAATCCGGAATACGCTGGCGCCCAAATATCGCCTGACGGCAAATATATCTCGTTCGTAAAGCCTTTCAAAGGCACAATGAATGTTTGGGTCAAGGGCGTCGACGAAGCTTTTGACGCCGCCCGCCCGATGACCGCCGATCTCTCGCGGCCGGTGCGAAACTATTTTTGGTCGCGTGACGGCAGGTTCATTTTGTACGTGCAGGATAAGGGCGGCGATGAGAATTTCAACGTCTATGCCGTCAATCCCGCTGACAGGCCGGCGGCGGGCTCAGATGTTCCGACAGCTCGAAATCTCACGGACGCCAAGGGTATCCGTGCGATGATACAGGCGGTGCCTAAATCAGACCCGGATGCGATCTATGTCGGGATCAACGACCGCGACCCCGCATGGCACGACCTCTATAAGGTAAAGATCTCGACCGGTGAACGGACAAAGATCAGCGAGAATCGTGACCGATATCAGGGAATGATCTTTGACAACACTGACAAATTGCGGCTTGCCGTCCGTTCGGCCCAGAATGGCGATACCGAGATCCTTAAGGTCGCGGCAGACGGAAAAGCAACCAAGATCTACGACTGCAACGCATTCGAATCATGCGGCCCGATCAAGTTCCACAAGGATAACAAGCTCGTCTATATGCAGACGAACAAGGGCAATCTCGATCTGATCGAGCTCGTCCTAATGGATGCGGAAACGGGTGCTGTCACTAAGGTCGAAAGCGATCCGCTCGGCAAGGTCGATTTTGGCGGAGCCAATTTCTCCGAGGTGACCGACGAACTGATCGCCACCACCTACGAAGAAGACCGCGACCGCATCTATTGGAAAAACAAGAGTTACGAGAAAGATTATAACTACATCAAAAAACAGTTGGGCGACCGTGACGTCAATTTTCAATCGGCCACCAGGGACGAGACCAAGTTTATCGTTGTAACCTCAAGTGATGTCGATCCCGGCACGGTGTGGTTGTTTGACCGCAAATCCAGGAATTTGAAGACTCTCTATCAGGTCCGAGAAAAACTTGACCGCAAAGCACTCTCGCCGATGACGCCGGTCAAATACAAATCCTCAGACGGCCTCGAGATCCCGGCATATCTTACAATTCCAAAAGGCTCATCCGGCAAGAACCTGCCGGTCGTGATGTATATTCACGGCGGACCTTGGGGTCGCGATTCATGGGGATATCATTCGTATGCTCAGTTCCTGTCGAATCGCGGCTATGCCGTGCTTCAGCCAAATTTCCGTGCTTCTACAGGTTATGGCAAGAAATTCCTCAACGCCGGCAACAATCAATGGGGCGAGAAAATGCAGGACGATATCACCTGGGGCGTCAAATACCTCGTCGAACAGGGCATCGCGGATCCGAAACGCGTCGCCATAATGGGCGGCAGTTACGGCGGCTATGCGGCACTCGCGGGGGTGACCTTTACGCCTGATGTTTATGCTGCATCGGTGGCGATCGTGCCGCCGTCGAATCTGCAGACGCTGCTCGATTCGATCCCGCCGTATTGGGAAGCGATCCGCGAAACATTCTACAAACGCATGGGCGATCCGCGAACCGAGGCCGGAAAAGCCCAAATGAAACGCCAGTCGCCGCATGCCCATGCCGACAAGATAAAAACGCCGCTGATGGTAGTGCAGGGAGCCAACGATCCGCGCGTCAAACAGCGTGAATCGGACCAGATCGTCGTTGCGTTGCGGGACCGTAACTATCCCGTCGAGTACATTCTCGCTCCTGACGAAGGCCACGGCTTTGCTCGACCGGTCAACAACATGGCGATGCTCGCCGCGACCGAAAAGTTCCTCGCGAAACATATCGGCGGCCGCTACCAGGAGACAATGACGCCGGAGGTCGCAAAACGCCTCGGTGAGATCACAGTTGATCCGAAGAAAGTTGTCATCAAAGATCCGAATGCACCGGCGGCAACTCCGTCAGGGCCGGCAACGGCTGCCGCGAGCCTAAACGGCAAATGGACGCTGGTCGCTGATGCAGGCGGGCAGGTGATTTCGATCGCGGTCGAATTCAAACAGACCGGTACCGATTTTACGGGGGCTACCTATTCGCAAATGGGCAACGGCACGATCAGCGGAGGCAAGGTCACTGGCACGGATTTCACCGGAAACCTCAACGCTGATGTTCAGGGCCAGATCGTTGCGTTCGCGATTGCGGGCAGCGTCGACGGTGACAAGATTAGCGGGACTTTCTCCAACCCGGGATTTGGGTCGATACCGTTTACAGCGACGCGAGACAAGTAG
- a CDS encoding TonB-dependent receptor, which produces MYRTFVLLIFISAILFVSAVAGQSVSVSGQVKDAAGMPVAGAVVVLRNQSTGLERLTNTDGEGRFSFSGLAKAKHLVTARANGFANKSESVDGNRTDILFTLYPAIIAAEVSVTAARTEIASIDTAVPLSVIDREEIERKNINTVGDLFRGLPGTSTTNEGAFQVRPRIRGLESNRVLILVDGERLNNSRTSAQSGIEPGLVETSQIESVEVIRGSGSVLYGTDALAGTINIITRDTPQRRESGFRFGGILNTFYSSNEKGRRANLEVNGSGKLFAFRVSQSLDRFDNYLAGKPGTIDVARLRADDLQITDDGEILNSQSHGSNSQGTLRFFINDTNTAKVNYERRRSANVGSAGLAGANTGVNGMTGVFNGFFPFSNRDRVSARYDTAAVNKYLQLVTVKAFYQTQYRNFSNILTVPSVPPYFPGLYQFSETVTDTKTSGFDLQSNWIFGKHNVIAGTSYFLDDNSDRRMTVSSTTSYSPNRTIRYTRSVPNASLSNIAFFVQDDFRVTDRLRLTGGFRFDRFKTASEPTTNFAVDPRLTQQQIEQLGITGLDQGLKVTNAAYTGDIGVVFALTDNVSLSARIGRSFRTPNISERFFTDAASAEGFLVGNPSLLPETGLNFDTSAKFQVKRLRGSVTYFNNYFKNFLATQITGIRIAQPPPRAPIDVYQTRNVRTARIQGFEAELETTYKISLGYLTPYGNFSYLRGDDVDQDQPLDFISPYRTNAGFRWQNFGKNYYIDYNARIVGKQKRLSVGYLIPVNDGPEPGYVTHNIGGGYYFRKERYNFSINLGVSNLFDRFYSEQFTYAPARGRSFTIGTTWAIK; this is translated from the coding sequence ATGTACAGAACATTTGTCTTACTTATTTTTATTTCAGCAATTTTATTCGTTTCGGCCGTGGCGGGACAATCTGTTTCGGTCAGCGGGCAGGTGAAGGATGCGGCGGGAATGCCGGTCGCAGGAGCTGTGGTCGTCTTACGAAACCAGTCTACAGGCTTAGAGCGTCTGACGAACACCGACGGCGAAGGCCGTTTTTCTTTTTCCGGGCTCGCGAAAGCGAAACACTTGGTGACTGCCCGCGCAAATGGTTTTGCAAACAAATCAGAGTCGGTCGACGGTAACCGAACGGATATTTTATTTACACTTTATCCGGCTATAATCGCCGCGGAGGTTAGCGTCACCGCTGCACGGACCGAGATCGCTTCGATCGATACCGCGGTGCCGTTATCGGTCATTGACCGCGAGGAGATCGAGCGAAAAAACATCAACACCGTAGGCGACCTGTTTCGCGGTCTGCCGGGAACTTCGACAACGAATGAAGGTGCATTTCAGGTGCGACCCCGCATTCGAGGACTGGAGAGCAATCGTGTGTTGATACTTGTGGATGGCGAACGCCTCAATAATAGCCGAACTTCGGCGCAATCCGGTATTGAGCCGGGACTGGTCGAAACATCGCAGATCGAATCAGTTGAAGTCATTCGGGGTAGCGGCTCAGTGCTATACGGGACCGACGCCTTAGCCGGTACGATCAATATAATCACCCGCGACACGCCGCAAAGACGTGAAAGCGGTTTTCGATTCGGCGGTATATTGAACACATTTTACAGTTCAAACGAGAAGGGAAGGCGGGCAAATCTCGAGGTTAACGGATCGGGCAAACTATTTGCCTTTCGCGTGAGCCAGTCGCTTGATCGATTTGATAATTATCTCGCCGGAAAGCCTGGCACGATCGATGTTGCCCGATTGAGAGCTGACGATCTTCAGATCACTGATGACGGCGAGATCCTGAATTCGCAATCACATGGAAGCAACAGCCAAGGAACACTTCGCTTCTTTATAAATGATACAAATACGGCCAAAGTAAACTACGAACGCCGGCGGAGCGCCAATGTCGGTTCGGCCGGTCTTGCGGGTGCAAATACCGGTGTGAACGGAATGACCGGCGTCTTCAACGGATTCTTTCCGTTTAGTAACCGTGACCGCGTCAGTGCCCGATACGATACTGCTGCGGTAAACAAATACCTCCAGCTGGTAACGGTAAAGGCCTTTTATCAAACACAATACCGCAACTTCTCGAACATCCTGACAGTTCCAAGCGTTCCGCCCTATTTCCCGGGACTGTATCAATTCAGCGAGACAGTTACCGACACAAAGACGAGCGGTTTTGACTTGCAGTCAAACTGGATATTTGGGAAGCATAACGTGATCGCCGGAACAAGCTATTTTCTTGACGACAATTCGGACCGACGCATGACTGTGTCGTCGACGACTTCGTACTCCCCAAACCGTACGATTCGATATACGCGCAGTGTCCCAAACGCGAGCTTGTCAAATATTGCGTTTTTCGTACAGGACGACTTTAGGGTAACTGATCGGCTGAGATTGACCGGCGGTTTTCGATTTGATCGATTTAAGACAGCCTCCGAACCGACCACGAACTTTGCGGTCGATCCGCGACTCACGCAGCAGCAGATCGAGCAACTTGGCATTACCGGTTTGGATCAAGGCCTAAAGGTGACCAATGCCGCTTACACGGGTGATATCGGTGTGGTATTCGCGTTGACTGATAACGTGAGCCTTTCTGCCCGAATCGGCCGGTCGTTCCGGACACCGAATATTTCTGAGAGATTCTTTACGGATGCTGCGTCGGCGGAGGGATTTCTCGTCGGCAATCCGTCCTTACTTCCCGAAACCGGGCTCAATTTTGATACAAGTGCAAAATTCCAGGTTAAGAGGCTGCGAGGTTCGGTGACGTACTTTAACAACTACTTCAAGAATTTCCTTGCGACTCAAATTACCGGGATCCGGATCGCACAACCGCCGCCGAGGGCACCGATCGATGTTTATCAAACAAGAAATGTAAGGACCGCACGGATCCAGGGTTTTGAGGCGGAACTCGAAACTACGTACAAGATCAGTCTCGGTTACCTGACCCCGTACGGCAATTTCAGTTATTTGCGCGGTGATGATGTGGATCAAGATCAGCCTTTAGACTTCATCAGTCCGTATCGAACAAATGCTGGATTCCGCTGGCAGAATTTCGGTAAGAATTATTATATCGATTACAATGCCCGCATTGTTGGCAAGCAGAAGCGGTTGTCCGTTGGGTATTTAATACCTGTCAATGACGGTCCGGAGCCCGGATACGTAACCCATAATATCGGGGGCGGTTATTATTTCCGCAAAGAGCGTTACAACTTCAGCATTAACCTGGGCGTTTCTAATCTGTTTGATCGATTTTATAGTGAACAGTTTACGTATGCACCGGCCCGAGGCCGTTCGTTTACTATCGGTACGACCTGGGCAATAAAGTAA
- a CDS encoding ChaN family lipoprotein → MEFQIKSIFSVMALVVGLAGYSFGQIPYSEEQFHAFDGKGNPVSMDQIVKAIGETDVVFLGELHDDAVGHAVQAEIFKRTVAQYGAERRVALSLEMFERDNQIVINEYLGGQITEAHFMSSSRPWGNYKTDYRPMVELAKEKRLSVIAANAPRRYINMVSRNGRDALNSLTKPAKEWIAPLPYAEPSAVYAAKFKALMGPSPEAQMGIDKILASQSLWDATMANSVSKYLKANKRSLVVHLNGGFHTESRLGTVEHLLKYRPKAKVLVVTMRYVDDFQTFDKAKLTDIGDYVILTDAKQPRSKR, encoded by the coding sequence ATGGAATTTCAAATAAAGAGCATTTTTAGCGTTATGGCACTTGTTGTTGGCCTCGCCGGATATTCGTTTGGACAGATACCTTATTCCGAAGAGCAATTCCATGCCTTTGACGGCAAAGGCAATCCCGTCTCGATGGACCAGATCGTCAAGGCGATCGGTGAAACGGACGTCGTTTTTCTCGGCGAACTCCACGATGACGCAGTTGGGCATGCTGTTCAGGCTGAGATATTCAAGCGAACGGTTGCACAATATGGTGCCGAACGCCGCGTTGCTCTCTCGCTCGAGATGTTCGAACGCGACAACCAGATCGTTATAAACGAATATCTTGGCGGACAGATCACCGAGGCCCATTTTATGTCCAGCTCGCGGCCTTGGGGCAATTATAAGACGGATTATCGGCCCATGGTCGAACTTGCCAAAGAAAAGCGGCTCAGCGTCATCGCCGCCAATGCTCCACGCCGTTATATCAACATGGTGTCGAGGAATGGCCGCGACGCGCTCAATTCGCTGACCAAACCCGCGAAGGAATGGATCGCTCCGTTGCCGTATGCCGAACCGTCCGCCGTCTACGCCGCCAAATTCAAAGCCCTCATGGGCCCGAGTCCCGAGGCTCAGATGGGTATCGACAAGATCCTTGCTTCACAATCTCTGTGGGACGCGACTATGGCAAATTCCGTTTCGAAATATCTCAAAGCGAACAAGAGATCCCTTGTTGTTCACCTTAACGGAGGTTTCCATACCGAGAGCCGCCTCGGAACGGTCGAGCATCTGCTAAAGTATCGTCCAAAAGCTAAGGTCCTGGTCGTAACGATGCGTTACGTAGACGATTTCCAGACGTTTGATAAGGCAAAACTTACCGATATCGGCGATTATGTGATTCTAACGGACGCCAAACAACCTCGCAGCAAGCGCTGA
- a CDS encoding carboxypeptidase regulatory-like domain-containing protein — translation MSVLSFCGGRRPRVDSDLKAMVSRYSRFAGVVAVLALFLSVISTPILANTANFGSEVISGPSNMTLPVEVSAPTMGHPAAILTIPVPISVQSVTGDNIIAFQFNILYDPAMMNPFGPNFGCSTAGTISAAAGQSATCNVIIGEEGRLRVSVSGANALNGMGPVLNVTFQRVVAAPPPWSSPLTFEPGTVFFFRGGPMAGPVPVNVTNGQVTLLPPTSATAAISGRVTTSTGRGVQNAIMTITGGGLTSPRSARTGSFGYFSIDDLLVGETYVVTVNSKRYAFQTPSRIISLTDSVTDADFVADPEQ, via the coding sequence ATGTCAGTTTTGTCATTTTGCGGGGGCAGGCGTCCTCGAGTCGATTCGGATCTCAAAGCGATGGTCAGCCGATATTCGCGATTCGCGGGTGTTGTAGCGGTCCTGGCTTTGTTTCTCAGCGTTATTTCGACGCCAATTTTGGCGAACACTGCAAATTTTGGTTCTGAAGTGATATCGGGCCCGTCCAATATGACGCTTCCGGTTGAGGTCAGTGCACCAACGATGGGCCATCCGGCAGCCATTTTGACAATTCCTGTGCCGATCTCTGTTCAGAGTGTGACTGGCGACAATATCATCGCATTTCAGTTCAACATTCTTTACGATCCCGCCATGATGAATCCTTTCGGGCCGAATTTTGGCTGCTCTACGGCGGGAACGATATCCGCAGCCGCAGGCCAGAGCGCAACGTGCAACGTAATTATTGGCGAAGAGGGCCGGCTGAGGGTCTCGGTCTCTGGCGCAAATGCGCTGAACGGCATGGGGCCGGTACTAAATGTCACATTTCAGCGTGTGGTGGCGGCTCCTCCCCCTTGGTCTTCGCCGCTCACATTCGAACCCGGAACCGTTTTCTTCTTTCGAGGAGGCCCGATGGCCGGGCCCGTGCCGGTAAACGTAACAAACGGACAGGTCACCCTGCTTCCGCCGACCTCGGCAACTGCTGCCATCTCGGGCAGGGTGACGACCTCGACCGGACGAGGCGTGCAGAATGCGATCATGACAATAACGGGCGGCGGCCTTACTTCGCCGCGTAGTGCCCGAACAGGTTCGTTCGGTTATTTTTCGATCGATGACCTCCTCGTCGGCGAGACGTATGTCGTCACGGTCAACTCGAAACGATATGCGTTCCAGACGCCCAGCAGGATCATTAGCCTGACCGACAGCGTCACCGACGCTGACTTTGTTGCTGACCCTGAACAGTAA
- a CDS encoding carboxypeptidase regulatory-like domain-containing protein, with translation MVITLGVAAANVFATVLVTKPPNLQGWAVQTGTCGALNTSSAQYVIGPATAPAGAGSLRMAIGADGDAYYIYRNTAFDGVLMSQLTSLSYSTYVTTYIDSQAIAVNLRIDTTGDSIPDDTLWFEPAYQDATYFPSFPQATLTTGTWQTWNALSGGWYTDNGAGGSGPGTNVKSLATILAALPPGTTIAPNGALGGLRLYSGCGFGSWDNFDGNVDNLTVGVSGNDTTYDFEPVVTHVVDITDGQASATDCNAGDLAFTSIQTAVNAAGAGDVVKVCPGTYPENVNVNKANLQLLGAKAGVAAGPAAIPVGRGTGEAIIVGQTLASAAVELSGNASSIDGFTIRPRGINGQHALFLSSASASNHVVRNNIMEGNTFGAATGTSSSMLSVRFDNATFNNNSVRGFRYGIYVDGAVTDATSTLDSNYVTGSTFVNVMFAGSSAGHIFSNNLVENNLGSIILASGGNTFTGNTIRNNNAGISLQSHANNNNNTIVGNRFVSNVTGISINGPLGTGNVARFNAIIGSTSGNGIRNDRAVAFDAQNNWWGCNYGPGAGGSGCVGTPNGIGGTSVGLLDANPWLRLTTSAASSPILVGGTSAITSLLTTNSDNVTPGGGSIPNFMTASFVGTFGTVVSPNTFTAGVTGTTFTATSQGVGGVDTTVDGQTVSAPITVYNATCSAVTTDNVDTLTGVGISIPVNTDLMTGRGAISADFVFNYNNAVLTPKVAAVLAGPVAGGGAVITFRTPTSPIPSPAGTVIVSVVNSGGFTGSGALVTMEFDVIGPIGSTSPLGISPISGFTSSQLFNGGYLQCNTVTTGTLTVISGTVSGTVTYAHNPGVLPVRGVLLDAPGSPNVSDITDAAGLYSMDGFGPGSYTLTPSKTAYPVGTSIPAHGIFADDATAIVQHVVGLVPITNPTQLAAAKVSGVVTPALSSFDAALISQWIVGIPSPINQTGQWKFTNTSESLGVVTANQTHNFTGLLMGDVNGSWSNMVGSRPALTEPTERSVLPSITSMEAEKGREIIVPFRIDNLGGKSVGSYQFDIEFDPTVIEPVTTAADVMGTQSESLTIISNSPEPGLLKVAAYGALPANGDGVYVNLKFRTIGAVGSTTQVTISEFRFNNGSDEVFAKGGRVSVTRESNDTGIKGRVISALGQPVANAKVILTATDGTTRTTVTGSLGSYEFGGLATGETYTVTVQAKRFTFEPRSVSVTGTTVDLDMIARQ, from the coding sequence ATGGTGATCACATTAGGGGTCGCTGCGGCGAACGTATTCGCGACTGTACTTGTAACTAAACCACCCAATCTACAGGGTTGGGCAGTCCAGACTGGAACTTGCGGCGCGTTGAACACATCGAGTGCCCAGTACGTGATCGGCCCCGCAACGGCACCCGCGGGTGCTGGTAGCCTGAGAATGGCGATCGGTGCGGATGGTGATGCGTACTACATTTATCGAAATACCGCATTTGATGGTGTATTGATGAGTCAACTCACTTCACTTAGCTACAGTACTTATGTCACCACATATATCGACAGCCAAGCGATTGCAGTAAACCTACGGATCGACACCACTGGCGACAGTATTCCTGACGACACCCTCTGGTTCGAACCTGCGTATCAGGATGCAACATACTTTCCGAGTTTCCCGCAAGCAACGTTAACTACCGGAACATGGCAGACCTGGAATGCTCTTTCTGGTGGTTGGTACACAGACAATGGTGCTGGAGGTTCCGGCCCCGGCACGAATGTGAAATCGCTTGCCACGATCCTCGCGGCTTTGCCCCCAGGAACAACTATCGCTCCAAATGGCGCGCTCGGCGGACTAAGGCTCTATTCCGGCTGCGGCTTTGGCTCATGGGATAACTTTGACGGCAATGTTGACAACTTGACTGTCGGCGTATCGGGAAATGATACAACCTACGATTTCGAGCCGGTCGTTACTCACGTCGTTGACATAACGGACGGTCAGGCAAGTGCCACTGACTGTAACGCGGGGGATCTGGCATTTACCTCGATTCAGACTGCCGTCAATGCAGCCGGTGCTGGAGATGTCGTCAAGGTTTGTCCGGGTACTTATCCGGAGAACGTCAACGTCAATAAGGCGAATTTACAACTTCTTGGAGCCAAGGCAGGTGTCGCCGCAGGACCAGCCGCGATTCCAGTCGGCCGTGGTACTGGCGAGGCGATCATCGTTGGTCAGACCCTCGCATCTGCAGCCGTTGAACTGAGTGGCAACGCATCTAGCATCGATGGTTTTACCATTCGCCCAAGAGGTATTAACGGACAGCACGCGTTGTTTTTGTCGAGTGCTAGTGCGAGCAACCACGTAGTTCGGAACAACATCATGGAGGGCAATACGTTCGGAGCCGCCACGGGAACCTCCTCTTCGATGCTCTCGGTGCGTTTCGACAACGCTACCTTCAATAACAACAGCGTTAGAGGGTTTCGGTATGGAATCTACGTTGACGGAGCGGTCACGGATGCTACGAGTACTCTAGATAGCAACTATGTAACAGGTTCTACCTTTGTGAATGTAATGTTCGCAGGGAGTAGTGCCGGGCATATATTCTCAAATAATTTGGTTGAGAACAATTTGGGCTCCATTATTTTGGCGTCAGGGGGAAACACGTTTACGGGAAATACCATCCGTAATAATAACGCGGGCATTAGTTTGCAATCTCATGCGAACAATAACAACAACACCATCGTGGGTAATCGTTTTGTTAGTAATGTCACCGGGATAAGTATCAACGGACCATTGGGAACTGGTAATGTCGCAAGGTTCAACGCCATTATCGGTTCGACTAGTGGAAATGGTATCCGCAACGATCGAGCGGTTGCGTTCGACGCTCAGAACAACTGGTGGGGCTGCAATTATGGCCCAGGAGCCGGAGGATCTGGTTGTGTTGGCACACCCAACGGTATTGGCGGAACTTCGGTGGGCCTGCTAGACGCGAATCCGTGGCTCAGACTGACCACATCTGCGGCGTCGTCACCGATCTTGGTCGGCGGAACGTCCGCAATTACATCGTTGCTTACAACCAACTCGGACAATGTGACACCGGGCGGCGGTTCGATTCCGAACTTTATGACCGCGTCGTTCGTCGGAACGTTCGGGACGGTAGTATCACCAAATACATTCACAGCTGGAGTGACGGGAACGACCTTTACCGCGACCTCTCAGGGAGTCGGTGGAGTAGATACAACCGTTGACGGCCAGACGGTCAGTGCTCCGATCACGGTTTACAACGCAACCTGTTCAGCAGTTACGACGGACAACGTCGATACATTGACGGGCGTTGGAATCTCGATTCCGGTCAATACTGATCTGATGACAGGCCGCGGAGCGATCTCGGCTGACTTTGTGTTCAATTACAACAATGCGGTACTAACGCCTAAGGTAGCGGCTGTGTTGGCAGGGCCTGTTGCCGGCGGCGGTGCGGTTATTACGTTCCGTACTCCGACAAGTCCGATCCCGTCACCGGCCGGAACGGTCATCGTTTCGGTTGTCAATTCGGGAGGATTCACGGGATCCGGAGCTTTGGTAACGATGGAGTTCGACGTGATCGGACCGATCGGTTCGACCTCGCCATTGGGTATTTCGCCCATATCCGGGTTTACATCGTCGCAGCTGTTCAACGGCGGATATCTGCAGTGCAACACCGTCACGACCGGAACCTTGACCGTTATCTCGGGCACGGTGTCGGGAACGGTGACGTACGCACATAATCCGGGCGTACTGCCTGTTCGCGGAGTACTTCTTGATGCTCCGGGATCGCCGAACGTCAGTGATATCACTGATGCGGCCGGCTTGTATTCGATGGACGGTTTCGGACCTGGATCGTATACATTGACGCCGTCGAAGACCGCTTATCCGGTCGGGACCTCTATCCCGGCTCACGGCATCTTTGCTGACGACGCAACGGCTATTGTCCAGCATGTCGTCGGCCTCGTACCGATAACCAATCCAACTCAGCTCGCGGCAGCGAAGGTGAGCGGAGTTGTGACGCCGGCACTTTCGTCGTTCGATGCTGCGTTGATCTCGCAATGGATCGTCGGTATCCCGAGCCCGATCAATCAGACCGGACAGTGGAAGTTCACGAACACGAGTGAGTCTCTTGGGGTCGTGACAGCGAACCAAACGCACAACTTCACCGGTCTATTGATGGGAGACGTAAATGGAAGTTGGAGCAACATGGTCGGATCACGTCCGGCTTTGACGGAACCAACCGAACGCTCGGTGCTGCCTTCGATCACGAGCATGGAAGCTGAGAAGGGACGTGAGATCATCGTACCGTTCAGGATCGACAATCTGGGCGGCAAATCGGTCGGTTCGTATCAGTTCGATATCGAATTCGATCCGACAGTGATCGAGCCTGTAACGACGGCAGCGGATGTGATGGGAACACAGAGCGAGAGCCTGACCATCATTTCCAACTCACCCGAGCCCGGCCTGCTCAAGGTCGCAGCATACGGTGCGTTGCCGGCAAACGGCGACGGCGTTTACGTCAATCTGAAATTCCGCACGATCGGAGCTGTGGGTTCGACCACACAGGTCACGATCAGCGAATTCCGGTTCAATAACGGAAGCGACGAAGTGTTTGCCAAGGGCGGCCGCGTTTCGGTCACGAGAGAATCGAATGATACCGGCATCAAAGGCCGTGTCATCTCGGCGCTCGGACAGCCGGTAGCGAACGCCAAGGTGATCCTGACGGCAACCGATGGAACGACCCGCACTACTGTCACCGGTTCGCTGGGCTCATATGAGTTCGGCGGCCTGGCAACAGGCGAAACATACACAGTGACGGTCCAGGCCAAACGCTTTACCTTCGAACCACGAAGCGTAAGCGTAACAGGCACGACCGTTGATCTGGATATGATCGCCAGACAATAG